The following coding sequences are from one Macaca nemestrina isolate mMacNem1 chromosome 1, mMacNem.hap1, whole genome shotgun sequence window:
- the LOC139356898 gene encoding large ribosomal subunit protein eL36-like, with protein sequence MALHYPMTMGLNKGHKVTKNMSNPRHSSRCRRLTKHTKFVRDMIQEVCGFAPYKHHAMELLKVSKAMELLKTSKFIKKRKRVGTHIRAKRKREELRNVLAAMRKATAKKD encoded by the exons ATGGCTCTGCACTACCCTATGACCATGGGCCTCAACAAGGGCCACAAGGTGACCAAGAACATGAGCAATCCCAGGCACAGCAGCCGCTGCAGGCGCCTAACCAAACACACCAAGTTTGTGCGGGACATGATCCAAGAGGTGTGTGGCTTCGCCCCTTACAAGCATCACGCCATGGAGTTACTGAAGGTCTCCAAGGCCATGGAGTTACTGAAGACCTCCAAGTTTATCAAGAAAAGG aaaagggtgggGACGCATATCCGCGCCAAGAGGAAGCGGGAGGAGCTGCGAAACGTCCTGGCTGCCATGAGGAAAGCCACTGCCAAGAAAGACTGA